One part of the Parambassis ranga chromosome 8, fParRan2.1, whole genome shotgun sequence genome encodes these proteins:
- the LOC114440617 gene encoding uncharacterized protein LOC114440617 isoform X2, translating to MMLTPAHKRMVAVAGVIGLVAITIILLWERYETLSAKEKRAIDFVPVHPCSEKYQQPDFNPEVVLCYNSVAVSQTIVIPSSAFQTAVHRSQPKDYFGHTFYLDCTPYGQDTTFNNTEGKLVVAGGQPRTKTIIIKEEDGETDEWFKITTGISGFENNWLLMAEQAAQATQADCVVCLSARPLLQVVPSALNLTCLVNVMSYTTPSAKCSFWDKIHPLTPPERKKPKFSNKVAAGNFTCVNRTGTGKRLGRLNDTQCYAVETVGEHFKPKSRSDIWWWCGDDRLFDVLPAKTTGLCASVTLILPVSLVPLSATDLVENVKSVMPHHWIHTAKRRSTRSWQGDDPTYIDSIGVPRGVPDEYKLVNQVSAGFESVLCWWCTINKNVDRINYIHFNVQKLGNKTEEGFSAIHEQLSATSLMAFQNRIAVDMLLAEKGGVCSIFGDQCCTFIPNNTAADGSLTRALEGLKSLNSKMKDHSGVDTSLWNGFGDMFGKYKQLVMSIIMSIAVFAAILTLCGCCCIPCIRALCTRMITTAIAPVRAEMREVYALLPFVVETPQENEDDDDEDMAVFLPD from the exons ATGATGTTGACCCCAGCACATAAGAGGATGGTAGCCGTAGCAGGAGTAATCGGACTTGTTGCTATAACTATAATCTTGTTATGGGAAAGATATGAGACACTATCAGCTAAGGAAAAGAGAGCGATCGACTTTGTTCCTGTACACCCATGCTCAGAAAAATATCAGCAACCTGACTTCAACCCAGAAGTAGTTTTGTGTTACAACTCTGTAGCTGTGAGCCAGACCATTGTTATTCCTAGTTCCGcctttcagactgcagttcatcGTTCACAGCCAAAAGACTATTTCGGACATACGTTTTACCTTGATTGCACTCCCTACG GACAGGACACGACTTTCAACAACACGGAGGGTAAACTCGTTGTGGCAGGAGGCCAACCAAGGACAAAGACAATCATCATTAAGGAGGAAGATGGTGAGACGGATGAATGGTTCAAAATTACTACTGGCATTTCAGGATTTGAGAATAATTGGCTTTTAATGGCAGAACAAGCTGCCCAAGCAACACAGGcagattgtgttgtgtgtttgagtgctaGACCACTCCTACAGGTTGTACCTTCAGCTTTGAATTTGACATGCCTAGTAAATGTAATGAGCTATACTACTCCGTCAGCAAAATGTTCCTTTTGGGATAAAATTCACCCTCTAACTCCACCTGAAAGGAAAAAGCCTAAGTTTTCTAACAAAGTAGCTGCGGGAAATTTCACATGTGTTAACCGTACAGGTACAGGTAAAAGACTGGGAAGACTGAATGACACACAATGTTATGCTGTGGAAACTGTGGGTGAGCACTTCAAGCCAAAATCCCGCAGCGAcatctggtggtggtgtggagaTGACAGATTGTTTGATGTATTACCAGCTAAAACCACAGGACTGTGTGCTTCTGTAACATTGATTCTGCCTGTATCCCTCGTTCCTCTCTCAGCTACAGATTTAGTTGAGAATGTTAAAAGTGTGATGCCTCATCATTGGATCCATACAGCTAAAAGGAGATCCACTAGGTCTTGGCAGGGTGATGACCCGACATACATAGACAGCATCGGAGTACCCAGGGGCGTCCCAGATGAGTATAAACTGGTAAACCAAGTCTCTGCAGGTTTTGAATCTGTTTTATGTTGGTGGTGCACTATTAACAAAAATGTAGACCGAATCAACTACATCCACTTTAATGTGCAGAAATtaggaaacaaaactgaagaaggTTTCTCCGCTATTCACGAGCAGCTTTCCGCTACCTCTTTAATGGCTTTCCAGAATCGTATTGCTGTTGATATGTTGTTGGCAGAGAAAGGTGGAGTCTGTTCCATCTTTGGGGACCAGTGCTGCACGTTCATTCCgaataacacagcagctgatggcagcctTACCAGGGCTCTGGAAGGCTTAAAATCCCTtaacagcaagatgaaagaCCATTCTGGAGTGGACACATCGCTGTGGAACGGTTTTGGAGACATGTTTGGCAAGTATAAACAATTGGTGATGTCCATCATCATGTCTATCGCTGTATTTGCCGCTATTCTCAccttatgtggatgttgttgcattCCCTGTATTAGAGCATTGTGCACTAGAATGATAACCACCGCCATAGCACCTGTTAGAGCAGAGATGCGGGAAGTGTATGCTCTGTTACCTTTTGTTGTAGAAACTCCACAGGAGAAtgaggatgacgatgacgaAGACATGGCTGTCTTCCTACCTGACTGA
- the LOC114440617 gene encoding uncharacterized protein LOC114440617 isoform X1: MMLTPAHKRMVAVAGVIGLVAITIILLWERYETLSAKEKRAIDFVPVHPCSEKYQQPDFNPEVVLCYNSVAVSQTIVIPSSAFQTAVHRSQPKDYFGHTFYLDCTPYGKSPMGESGSWGTVFRSTDLKWAPNSYGWAECAQEFKRIISTLMVTKDSVTLKVKSGHVLLDRENCRRVYLCAWMSGRDPCWILRLCSLLSAGQDTTFNNTEGKLVVAGGQPRTKTIIIKEEDGETDEWFKITTGISGFENNWLLMAEQAAQATQADCVVCLSARPLLQVVPSALNLTCLVNVMSYTTPSAKCSFWDKIHPLTPPERKKPKFSNKVAAGNFTCVNRTGTGKRLGRLNDTQCYAVETVGEHFKPKSRSDIWWWCGDDRLFDVLPAKTTGLCASVTLILPVSLVPLSATDLVENVKSVMPHHWIHTAKRRSTRSWQGDDPTYIDSIGVPRGVPDEYKLVNQVSAGFESVLCWWCTINKNVDRINYIHFNVQKLGNKTEEGFSAIHEQLSATSLMAFQNRIAVDMLLAEKGGVCSIFGDQCCTFIPNNTAADGSLTRALEGLKSLNSKMKDHSGVDTSLWNGFGDMFGKYKQLVMSIIMSIAVFAAILTLCGCCCIPCIRALCTRMITTAIAPVRAEMREVYALLPFVVETPQENEDDDDEDMAVFLPD, translated from the coding sequence ATGATGTTGACCCCAGCACATAAGAGGATGGTAGCCGTAGCAGGAGTAATCGGACTTGTTGCTATAACTATAATCTTGTTATGGGAAAGATATGAGACACTATCAGCTAAGGAAAAGAGAGCGATCGACTTTGTTCCTGTACACCCATGCTCAGAAAAATATCAGCAACCTGACTTCAACCCAGAAGTAGTTTTGTGTTACAACTCTGTAGCTGTGAGCCAGACCATTGTTATTCCTAGTTCCGcctttcagactgcagttcatcGTTCACAGCCAAAAGACTATTTCGGACATACGTTTTACCTTGATTGCACTCCCTACGGTAAGTCACCTATGGGTGAAAGCGGGTCGTGGGGTACAGTTTTTAGATCCACTGATCTGAAGTGGGCTCCAAATTCCTATGGATGGGCTGAGTGTGCCCAAGAATTTAAGAGAATCATTTCTACTCTGATGGTCACTAAAGACAGTGTAACGTTAAAGGTCAAATCTGGACATGTACTCTTAGACAGAGAAAACTGTAGACGAGTATACTTGTGTGCCTGGATGTCAGGTCGTGATCCATGCTGGATTTTACGATTATGTTCCCTTCTGAGTGCAGGACAGGACACGACTTTCAACAACACGGAGGGTAAACTCGTTGTGGCAGGAGGCCAACCAAGGACAAAGACAATCATCATTAAGGAGGAAGATGGTGAGACGGATGAATGGTTCAAAATTACTACTGGCATTTCAGGATTTGAGAATAATTGGCTTTTAATGGCAGAACAAGCTGCCCAAGCAACACAGGcagattgtgttgtgtgtttgagtgctaGACCACTCCTACAGGTTGTACCTTCAGCTTTGAATTTGACATGCCTAGTAAATGTAATGAGCTATACTACTCCGTCAGCAAAATGTTCCTTTTGGGATAAAATTCACCCTCTAACTCCACCTGAAAGGAAAAAGCCTAAGTTTTCTAACAAAGTAGCTGCGGGAAATTTCACATGTGTTAACCGTACAGGTACAGGTAAAAGACTGGGAAGACTGAATGACACACAATGTTATGCTGTGGAAACTGTGGGTGAGCACTTCAAGCCAAAATCCCGCAGCGAcatctggtggtggtgtggagaTGACAGATTGTTTGATGTATTACCAGCTAAAACCACAGGACTGTGTGCTTCTGTAACATTGATTCTGCCTGTATCCCTCGTTCCTCTCTCAGCTACAGATTTAGTTGAGAATGTTAAAAGTGTGATGCCTCATCATTGGATCCATACAGCTAAAAGGAGATCCACTAGGTCTTGGCAGGGTGATGACCCGACATACATAGACAGCATCGGAGTACCCAGGGGCGTCCCAGATGAGTATAAACTGGTAAACCAAGTCTCTGCAGGTTTTGAATCTGTTTTATGTTGGTGGTGCACTATTAACAAAAATGTAGACCGAATCAACTACATCCACTTTAATGTGCAGAAATtaggaaacaaaactgaagaaggTTTCTCCGCTATTCACGAGCAGCTTTCCGCTACCTCTTTAATGGCTTTCCAGAATCGTATTGCTGTTGATATGTTGTTGGCAGAGAAAGGTGGAGTCTGTTCCATCTTTGGGGACCAGTGCTGCACGTTCATTCCgaataacacagcagctgatggcagcctTACCAGGGCTCTGGAAGGCTTAAAATCCCTtaacagcaagatgaaagaCCATTCTGGAGTGGACACATCGCTGTGGAACGGTTTTGGAGACATGTTTGGCAAGTATAAACAATTGGTGATGTCCATCATCATGTCTATCGCTGTATTTGCCGCTATTCTCAccttatgtggatgttgttgcattCCCTGTATTAGAGCATTGTGCACTAGAATGATAACCACCGCCATAGCACCTGTTAGAGCAGAGATGCGGGAAGTGTATGCTCTGTTACCTTTTGTTGTAGAAACTCCACAGGAGAAtgaggatgacgatgacgaAGACATGGCTGTCTTCCTACCTGACTGA
- the LOC114440617 gene encoding uncharacterized protein LOC114440617 isoform X3, whose translation MMLTPAHKRMVAVAGVIGLVAITIILLWERYETLSAKEKRAIDFVPVHPCSEKYQQPDFNPEVVLCYNSVAVSQTIVIPSSAFQTAVHRSQPKDYFGHTFYLDCTPYGKSPMGESGSWGTVFRSTDLKWAPNSYGWAECAQEFKRIISTLMVTKDSVTLKVKSGHVLLDRENCRRVYLCAWMSGRDPCWILRLCSLLSAGQDTTFNNTEGKLVVAGGQPRTKTIIIKEEDATDLVENVKSVMPHHWIHTAKRRSTRSWQGDDPTYIDSIGVPRGVPDEYKLVNQVSAGFESVLCWWCTINKNVDRINYIHFNVQKLGNKTEEGFSAIHEQLSATSLMAFQNRIAVDMLLAEKGGVCSIFGDQCCTFIPNNTAADGSLTRALEGLKSLNSKMKDHSGVDTSLWNGFGDMFGKYKQLVMSIIMSIAVFAAILTLCGCCCIPCIRALCTRMITTAIAPVRAEMREVYALLPFVVETPQENEDDDDEDMAVFLPD comes from the exons ATGATGTTGACCCCAGCACATAAGAGGATGGTAGCCGTAGCAGGAGTAATCGGACTTGTTGCTATAACTATAATCTTGTTATGGGAAAGATATGAGACACTATCAGCTAAGGAAAAGAGAGCGATCGACTTTGTTCCTGTACACCCATGCTCAGAAAAATATCAGCAACCTGACTTCAACCCAGAAGTAGTTTTGTGTTACAACTCTGTAGCTGTGAGCCAGACCATTGTTATTCCTAGTTCCGcctttcagactgcagttcatcGTTCACAGCCAAAAGACTATTTCGGACATACGTTTTACCTTGATTGCACTCCCTACGGTAAGTCACCTATGGGTGAAAGCGGGTCGTGGGGTACAGTTTTTAGATCCACTGATCTGAAGTGGGCTCCAAATTCCTATGGATGGGCTGAGTGTGCCCAAGAATTTAAGAGAATCATTTCTACTCTGATGGTCACTAAAGACAGTGTAACGTTAAAGGTCAAATCTGGACATGTACTCTTAGACAGAGAAAACTGTAGACGAGTATACTTGTGTGCCTGGATGTCAGGTCGTGATCCATGCTGGATTTTACGATTATGTTCCCTTCTGAGTGCAGGACAGGACACGACTTTCAACAACACGGAGGGTAAACTCGTTGTGGCAGGAGGCCAACCAAGGACAAAGACAATCATCATTAAGGAGGAAGATG CTACAGATTTAGTTGAGAATGTTAAAAGTGTGATGCCTCATCATTGGATCCATACAGCTAAAAGGAGATCCACTAGGTCTTGGCAGGGTGATGACCCGACATACATAGACAGCATCGGAGTACCCAGGGGCGTCCCAGATGAGTATAAACTGGTAAACCAAGTCTCTGCAGGTTTTGAATCTGTTTTATGTTGGTGGTGCACTATTAACAAAAATGTAGACCGAATCAACTACATCCACTTTAATGTGCAGAAATtaggaaacaaaactgaagaaggTTTCTCCGCTATTCACGAGCAGCTTTCCGCTACCTCTTTAATGGCTTTCCAGAATCGTATTGCTGTTGATATGTTGTTGGCAGAGAAAGGTGGAGTCTGTTCCATCTTTGGGGACCAGTGCTGCACGTTCATTCCgaataacacagcagctgatggcagcctTACCAGGGCTCTGGAAGGCTTAAAATCCCTtaacagcaagatgaaagaCCATTCTGGAGTGGACACATCGCTGTGGAACGGTTTTGGAGACATGTTTGGCAAGTATAAACAATTGGTGATGTCCATCATCATGTCTATCGCTGTATTTGCCGCTATTCTCAccttatgtggatgttgttgcattCCCTGTATTAGAGCATTGTGCACTAGAATGATAACCACCGCCATAGCACCTGTTAGAGCAGAGATGCGGGAAGTGTATGCTCTGTTACCTTTTGTTGTAGAAACTCCACAGGAGAAtgaggatgacgatgacgaAGACATGGCTGTCTTCCTACCTGACTGA